TGAGTTGCCCGAGAGAAAGTTCAGCACCTGATACTGCTTCTGCAGCGTCAACCGATATCTATCCGCACGCGCCGATCAACCTTGGGTGCCGGACGCAAGCCCGTCCCGGTAATAGATCTCGGTCACCCGAAACCGCCCGTCGATCCGCTTGCACTGGATGATGATATCAATCGCAATCTTCAGCATTTCCAGAATGTCGTGCCGTTCGAGGTCGCGACCGCCTTCCGACTCTTTCACCAGCAATGTGAGTTGCTCAAACGCGAGGTGTGCAGAATCGGCGTGCACAGTCGTGATAGAACCGGGATGCCCGGAATTCACGTTCCGTACATAGTAAAACGCCGTTCCGTCCCGAAGCTCCTGCAGCAGGATCCGGTCCGGGCGCATACGAAGGCACGATTCCAACAGCTCCCTGGCCCCGATCTTCGCAGTCCCCTGACGGCCCTTCGAATAAATGAGACGGACGTGGTTGGGCTGCGGAATGACTAGTTCCGGCGTATCCTCGATGGAAATGATACGTTCGGTATCCGGTATATGCTGGATCAACGCTTTGGACAGCGTCGTCTTGCCCGATCCGGTTGCCCCGGAAATGATGATGTTTTTCCGCGCAAGCACCGCTTCCCGAAGGAACTGCTTATGAGCGCCGGCGCGATGAAGACCGGACAAGCGCTGATCCGGCCGCCCGTGAACCTCTCCTGTGCAAGCCACCTCCGCAAACAGTCCGCCGTCGTCAAGATCGTCGAGGTCAAGCGACACCGCGGACGGCTTGCGGATGGTAATGCTGACAAGTCCCCGTGTCGTCGCCGGCGGAATTACGATCTGGATTCGTTCGTCGTCGGGCAAAGTCGCCGACAGGATCGGCCGGGTTTCATCAATCGATTGACTGGAGTAGCTTGCCACCGCCCGGGCGAGACGCATGAGCCGGTCATAGTCAAGTTGCGGCATATCGTGGGTTTGCCATCCATTCTCTCCTTCTGTCATGACCTCGCCGGGCTTGTTGACAATGACCTCATAGAGCGTTTTGTCGCGAAGGAATGGCGAAAGCGGCCGCAGCAGTTCACGCACGACACCGGTGTCCGCCGTTTCGGTCATCGCAGCACCTACTTGGTCACAAGCGTCGAGCCCGGGGCAAAGTCGCCCAGAACGGCGCGGTCGTAGACACGGTTTTGCGGCTCGGTGACGCGAAGGCGGTAGACGCTGGAAAAATCGAGATCGCGCGCCACGAAGATCGAAACCAGGCCTCCCTGATGTTTCAACAGGGTCGGTGGGATATTGATCGACTGCTCGACTGCAATTGCCGCGGCCTGCTGACCGGCGCTCGTGGTATTTTGTGCATCGACGTCGCTATCCCGCAAACGGCTGTCGGCATAGGACGTTACGTCACCAACAATCGATAACAGGATGGCGCTGCCGAACCGTTCCCACCAATGTGTCTCGACAAAGCCATCCATTCCGGCGCGACCCAGGGCATCGGTTGCCGGCGACGCCAGGGTAATGATCACCCCCTTCGGCGTCTTTGCCCGGTTCCAGAGAACAAACAGCCGCTTCTGGCCCCGGCGCAATCCACCGCGATATTCCCCGACGACCTGCGTTCCTTTCTCCATCAGTACGACGCGGCCGTTGTCGGAAAGGACATCACGGTTGATGACGCAGCTGGTGAAACCCGGTTGATCTGATGAAAGCGCCGTTTCGAGCACACAAGGGATGGAGGTTCCCATCGCGACGATGAAATCACGGTTTCCAAGCGTGCCGGCGCGTGAACCCTGCAATTGAGTCGGCGCCAGCATGCGGTTGAAGCGCTGATCCTCGTTTTCCCCTTGCCCCGTAAAGCTGCCCGGCGTGTTCGCGAGCGGGACATAGCTCGAGTTGAGATTGGGGTCGGCCTCCCGCTGTCGGCTGGCGGTAGGCGCCTTTCCCGCACCATAGGCCATTACCGGCGCGCGTCGCGCTGCGTCGAGCAGCTTGTCGTCGTCGGTCGGCGCATTTGCGACGACGACGGGTGCCGGCAGCTGGACTTCGGCTGGCTTCACAACGGGCTGGACCGGCTCCTTTGCCGGCTCGAAATTCGACGTCTGACGGATGACGACGCGCTCTGGCTGCGCGCCATTCGTCGGCGGGTTCGTCCCGCCCATCGACCAGAGAGAAAAGGTAACGAAGAGAACGATCGCCAAGGCAACAGCGCCACGCTTGAGGACTGGGTTGTTGTCGATCCGCCGGCCGGTCGATGTTTCAGCACGCTCGCCAGGGATATGGGTGATTTCTTCCTCGGCCATGACAGCTCCTATCGCGCTGGGGACGACGCGGCCTTGACGACACGCTCGACCGACGGCGACGTCGTGTTCGTCCCGGGATTGATGCCGACACGATCGTAGGCCTCGTTGAAGACGCACAGGACATCGCCGCCCCGGCGCAGGATAAACTTGCGACCGATTGCGTGGACAAGCACCAGATTGCCGTCGACGGATTTTGGAACCAGGCTTTCGCTGCCGTCCGAACTCTCCATATAGATCGCCGGCATTTCCTGATTACCGGCAAAGGCAAATGTGGTGACCTTGCCGTTGTCGAAGACGGACTGAGGTTCAAGCGTCTGTGCGCCTTGCGCCGAGTACCGCCAGTTGCGGGGTCCGTAGGCCTCATGAAGAGACAGAACACGATCTGCTTCACTCGCCTGCGCTGCCTGGGCGCGAGCGGCAGCGACCTCTCTCCGACGCTCAGCTTCATCGGCCGGATAGCGATATTTTACGTAGAAATATGTGTTCTGCCCGGCCTCCACGCTGCCGTCGCGGACAGTCAGTTCCATCTGGTAGCTGCGCGTCGAACCATCCCGTCTGGTCGTCACGACGGAGATATTGGTCACCGGCTGGTTTTCGCGCGGTTTCAGAAACAGGATATTCCCGGCAGGTGCGACCTCCCATGCCACGCTGTTGCCGAGCGCCACATGAGCGATCTCCTCATCGACCGCGAACTCCACCTGCACCGATGAACGCAGCGTGCCAATGACGCGGGTGATGTTGTAGGGTTGGTAGTCGATAAATCGGACCCGGCTGTCCTGAGACGCACCGCGCGGTATCTCCAAAGATGAGGCCGTGGAGGAACAGCTGGCAATTACGAAAAGAACGATCAGAAATCTCTGTTTCAATTGATCGCCTCCGGATCGGCGCGATAGTCGCTGACGACGAATCCCAGGGGATTGATCAGCCGGTCGGAGGAAGACATCGGCGCGTTGACATAGGAGAAGGTAAGTGTCGCGACCCAATGGGTGGTGCGCACCTCGTCACCTCGGGTGACGGTTCGTACGTATCGGACCGATGCCACATTGCCGTTGATCAAGGAGATCGATACGATGTTGATCCGTGCGGTAGCGCTGCGCCCATAGATATTTTGCGGAGAATCCGGGTTGCTGCCACGGTAAGACGCCGCAAAGCGGGACTGCTCGGGCTGCGTCGACAGGAGGGCCACCGTCCGGAAATTCTCCTCTCCCTCGCTCCAGACATAGCCTTCGCGTGCGCGAACGTATCTGGCCGCGAAGAATTTCGTCACGGCTTCATCATAAGTGCCGGCGATCGAGGTCAACGGCGACACCACGTCAACGATTCCGGTCGAATTGTCGACCCGAATGACAAAAGGCTCTACCGTCTTCAAAGGGGTGAGCCCGGCAATCGCAAAGACGGAGATAACGGCAGTGACGCTGGCCGAAATCGCGACGAACCAGGCGATGCGGGCCGAGCGCTCGACCTGAATGAGCCGATCTTGGTCGAAGCGTCGCGCCCTGTCGAAATAGTTCTGGAGGCTGTCGGTATTGACCATCTCAGTTGCCCTCACATGGACGGTATAAATCCGCGGAATCGAAGCGTGCAAATACGGCCGTCTTCTCGGCGGCCGGTTCTTTTACAAAAGGCACCGCGCGGCTCTCCGATTTGCGAGAGATTTCGTTGGCCGGCGCTTGCTGCCGGCCCTCATCCTCACTCTGCCATAGGGAGCGGTTCAGCTGACGCCGGGAATAACCGTCACATTTGGGCAGCGGGTAGGAAATCGAGGCGCAACCGGAAAGGCTGGTGCCGAGCAAAAGCAGCAGGAGAATACGGTTCATCTAAAGCTAACCTGTCCCATGTCATTGATATCGAGGCGGTCATTCCGTCCGGTTCGCGGTCAACCGGCGGCCCATAGCGCGTGAGCCGCGTCCGACCGCCCTTGCCGTGCGTGAGGCCGCCCAGGCGAGCGTGCTTTCATGCGCATCACGGGCCGCGCTATAGCCGTAGG
This sequence is a window from Agrobacterium tumefaciens. Protein-coding genes within it:
- the virB10 gene encoding type IV secretion system protein VirB10; the encoded protein is MAEEEITHIPGERAETSTGRRIDNNPVLKRGAVALAIVLFVTFSLWSMGGTNPPTNGAQPERVVIRQTSNFEPAKEPVQPVVKPAEVQLPAPVVVANAPTDDDKLLDAARRAPVMAYGAGKAPTASRQREADPNLNSSYVPLANTPGSFTGQGENEDQRFNRMLAPTQLQGSRAGTLGNRDFIVAMGTSIPCVLETALSSDQPGFTSCVINRDVLSDNGRVVLMEKGTQVVGEYRGGLRRGQKRLFVLWNRAKTPKGVIITLASPATDALGRAGMDGFVETHWWERFGSAILLSIVGDVTSYADSRLRDSDVDAQNTTSAGQQAAAIAVEQSINIPPTLLKHQGGLVSIFVARDLDFSSVYRLRVTEPQNRVYDRAVLGDFAPGSTLVTK
- the virB9 gene encoding P-type conjugative transfer protein VirB9; translation: MKQRFLIVLFVIASCSSTASSLEIPRGASQDSRVRFIDYQPYNITRVIGTLRSSVQVEFAVDEEIAHVALGNSVAWEVAPAGNILFLKPRENQPVTNISVVTTRRDGSTRSYQMELTVRDGSVEAGQNTYFYVKYRYPADEAERRREVAAARAQAAQASEADRVLSLHEAYGPRNWRYSAQGAQTLEPQSVFDNGKVTTFAFAGNQEMPAIYMESSDGSESLVPKSVDGNLVLVHAIGRKFILRRGGDVLCVFNEAYDRVGINPGTNTTSPSVERVVKAASSPAR
- the virB11 gene encoding P-type DNA transfer ATPase VirB11, whose amino-acid sequence is MTETADTGVVRELLRPLSPFLRDKTLYEVIVNKPGEVMTEGENGWQTHDMPQLDYDRLMRLARAVASYSSQSIDETRPILSATLPDDERIQIVIPPATTRGLVSITIRKPSAVSLDLDDLDDGGLFAEVACTGEVHGRPDQRLSGLHRAGAHKQFLREAVLARKNIIISGATGSGKTTLSKALIQHIPDTERIISIEDTPELVIPQPNHVRLIYSKGRQGTAKIGARELLESCLRMRPDRILLQELRDGTAFYYVRNVNSGHPGSITTVHADSAHLAFEQLTLLVKESEGGRDLERHDILEMLKIAIDIIIQCKRIDGRFRVTEIYYRDGLASGTQG
- a CDS encoding virB8 family protein, with the protein product MVNTDSLQNYFDRARRFDQDRLIQVERSARIAWFVAISASVTAVISVFAIAGLTPLKTVEPFVIRVDNSTGIVDVVSPLTSIAGTYDEAVTKFFAARYVRAREGYVWSEGEENFRTVALLSTQPEQSRFAASYRGSNPDSPQNIYGRSATARINIVSISLINGNVASVRYVRTVTRGDEVRTTHWVATLTFSYVNAPMSSSDRLINPLGFVVSDYRADPEAIN